The following coding sequences are from one Streptomyces sp. NBC_01485 window:
- a CDS encoding sugar ABC transporter permease has translation MVTRVRAVVRAAEGGVAVVRRKLSAGELGSLPVVLVLAVVWITFQSLNENFLSPRNLSNLSVDIVGTGMIAVGIVFVLLLGELDLSVGSISGLAAAVFAVLNVNNGVPEWLALIVAVLAGTVAGTVQGYSIGRTRVPAFVVTLAGLLTWNGLMLAILGESGTVNLDENGLIAKLTSYYFTDDAVAYGLAALAAGAVFLVSDRDRRRRRAVGMPHRSLRLIVVRAGGLAVLAFTIAYLLNRFQGLPLALLIFLVVVAGLDVVLRRTHYGRQVYALGGSVEAARRASLNVTAVQTAVLAASGTMAAIGGLFLASRITSVSQSSGSGVLLVNAIAAAVIGGTSLFGGRGTTWSAVLGMLVIQSIASGMAITDTPPAVQFVITGGVLFAAVVIDSLSRRSQEAHGRA, from the coding sequence GTGGTGACGCGGGTGCGGGCCGTCGTGCGGGCCGCGGAGGGCGGGGTCGCGGTCGTCCGGCGCAAGCTCAGCGCCGGTGAGCTGGGTTCGCTCCCCGTCGTGCTGGTCCTGGCCGTCGTCTGGATCACCTTCCAGTCCCTCAACGAGAACTTCCTCTCGCCCCGCAACCTCTCCAACCTCAGCGTGGACATCGTGGGCACCGGGATGATCGCGGTCGGCATCGTCTTCGTACTGCTGCTCGGCGAACTCGACCTGTCCGTCGGCTCGATCAGCGGTCTGGCGGCGGCTGTCTTCGCCGTGCTGAACGTGAACAACGGGGTGCCGGAGTGGCTCGCGCTGATCGTCGCGGTGCTCGCGGGCACCGTCGCGGGCACCGTCCAGGGCTACTCCATCGGCCGCACCCGGGTGCCGGCGTTCGTCGTCACGCTCGCCGGGCTGCTCACCTGGAACGGCCTCATGCTGGCCATCCTCGGCGAGAGCGGCACCGTCAACCTCGACGAGAACGGGCTGATCGCCAAGCTGACCAGCTACTACTTCACCGACGACGCCGTCGCCTACGGCCTGGCGGCGCTCGCCGCGGGCGCGGTCTTCCTCGTCTCCGACCGCGACCGGCGCCGCCGCCGGGCCGTCGGCATGCCGCACCGCTCGCTGCGCCTCATCGTGGTGCGCGCCGGGGGGCTCGCGGTGCTCGCGTTCACCATCGCGTATCTGCTCAACCGGTTCCAGGGCCTGCCCCTCGCCCTGCTGATCTTCCTCGTGGTGGTGGCCGGCCTCGACGTCGTGCTCCGCCGCACCCACTACGGACGGCAGGTCTACGCCCTCGGCGGCAGCGTCGAGGCGGCCCGCCGCGCCAGCCTCAACGTGACGGCGGTGCAGACCGCGGTGCTCGCGGCCTCGGGCACGATGGCCGCGATCGGCGGCCTGTTCCTGGCCTCGCGCATCACCTCGGTGAGCCAGAGCTCGGGCTCCGGGGTCCTGCTGGTCAACGCCATCGCGGCGGCCGTCATCGGCGGCACCAGTCTGTTCGGCGGGCGCGGCACGACCTGGTCGGCGGTGCTGGGCATGCTGGTCATCCAGTCGATCGCCTCCGGTATGGCGATCACGGACACTCCCCCGGCCGTCCAGTTCGTGATCACGGGCGGGGTGCTGTTCGCCGCGGTGGTCATCGACTCGCTGTCGCGACGTTCCCAGGAGGCGCACGGCCGGGCCTGA
- a CDS encoding sugar ABC transporter substrate-binding protein — translation MKARIRDTAATPTAVATAVVLTLVLAACGGAGTGDDPDGGNGPRIGVLLPDATTARWEAQDRPLLEKRIKELCDTCTVEHANAKGDVALQQEQMDSMITKGVDAIVLVAVDARSLGATVTKAHAADIPVIAYDRLAEGPISGYVSFDGVEVGRLQGRALLKAMGDKVPGAQIVMMNGDPSDPNAKSFKEGALSVLDGKVKIGKAYDTPQWRAETAHMNMSGALAALGADSIDGVYAANDGLAGGSIAALKANKVAPLPPVTGQDAELAALRRIVLGEQYMTVFKPFKPEAAAAGAMAVAAARGQSLGKVATGRVPARGGEAVASVLLTPVSVTAGTIRDTVVKDGLHTVRQICTPQLRAACERAGLT, via the coding sequence ATGAAGGCCCGCATCCGGGACACGGCCGCCACCCCGACCGCCGTCGCCACGGCGGTCGTGCTGACGCTCGTGCTGGCGGCCTGCGGCGGTGCGGGCACCGGCGACGATCCCGACGGGGGCAACGGACCGCGCATCGGCGTGCTCCTGCCGGACGCCACCACGGCGCGCTGGGAGGCGCAGGACCGGCCCCTGCTGGAGAAGAGGATCAAGGAGCTGTGCGACACCTGCACGGTCGAGCACGCCAACGCCAAGGGCGACGTGGCCCTCCAGCAGGAGCAGATGGACTCGATGATCACCAAGGGCGTCGACGCGATCGTGCTGGTGGCCGTGGACGCCCGGTCGCTCGGCGCGACGGTCACCAAGGCGCACGCGGCGGACATCCCCGTCATCGCCTACGACCGGCTCGCCGAGGGCCCGATCTCGGGGTACGTCTCCTTCGACGGCGTGGAGGTCGGCCGGCTCCAGGGCCGGGCGCTGCTGAAGGCGATGGGCGACAAGGTGCCCGGCGCGCAGATCGTCATGATGAACGGCGACCCCAGCGACCCGAACGCGAAGTCGTTCAAGGAGGGCGCGCTGTCCGTGCTCGACGGGAAGGTGAAGATCGGCAAGGCCTACGACACCCCGCAGTGGCGGGCCGAGACCGCGCACATGAACATGTCCGGCGCCCTCGCGGCGCTCGGCGCCGACTCCATCGACGGGGTCTACGCGGCCAACGACGGCCTGGCCGGCGGGAGCATCGCCGCCCTGAAGGCCAACAAGGTCGCCCCGCTGCCCCCGGTCACCGGGCAGGACGCCGAACTCGCGGCCCTGCGGCGCATCGTCCTCGGCGAGCAGTACATGACCGTCTTCAAGCCGTTCAAGCCCGAGGCCGCCGCCGCCGGCGCCATGGCGGTGGCCGCGGCGCGTGGGCAGAGCCTGGGGAAGGTGGCCACCGGCCGGGTGCCGGCGCGCGGCGGGGAGGCGGTCGCGTCCGTCCTCCTCACCCCCGTGTCGGTGACCGCCGGCACCATCCGGGACACGGTGGTGAAGGACGGCCTGCACACGGTCCGGCAGATCTGCACCCCCCAACTCCGCGCCGCCTGTGAGAGGGCCGGACTGACCTGA
- a CDS encoding ATP-binding cassette domain-containing protein, whose translation MPDPPLLALRGVCKRFGVVDVLTDIELEIHSGQVVALLGDNGAGKSTLVKVISGVTPAEKGVIEWQGRPVQIRRPHDARDLGIATVYQDLALCGNLDVVGNLFLGREIRRSGFLDEVEMERRTRRLLERLTRRLPELRGPVVALSSGQRQTVAIARSLLGDPRVLLLDEPTAALGIEQTGEILDLIDELRERGLGVLLISHNMGDVKALADRAAVLRLGRNNGFFDVNTASQEQIISSITGATENVPRRPAGRETGW comes from the coding sequence GTGCCGGATCCCCCCTTGCTGGCGCTGCGCGGCGTGTGCAAACGCTTCGGCGTCGTCGACGTCCTCACGGACATCGAGCTGGAGATCCACTCCGGGCAGGTCGTCGCGCTCCTCGGGGACAACGGAGCCGGCAAGTCCACCCTGGTCAAGGTGATCTCCGGGGTCACGCCCGCCGAGAAGGGCGTCATCGAGTGGCAGGGGAGGCCGGTCCAGATCAGACGCCCGCACGACGCCCGGGACCTGGGCATCGCCACCGTCTACCAGGATCTCGCGCTGTGCGGGAACCTCGACGTCGTCGGGAACCTGTTCCTCGGCCGGGAGATCCGCAGGTCGGGGTTTCTCGACGAGGTGGAGATGGAGCGCCGCACCAGACGGCTGCTGGAGCGCCTGACCAGGCGGCTGCCCGAGCTGCGCGGCCCCGTCGTCGCCCTCTCCAGCGGCCAGCGGCAGACGGTGGCCATCGCCCGCTCGCTCCTCGGCGACCCGCGGGTCCTCCTGCTGGACGAGCCCACCGCGGCGCTGGGCATCGAGCAGACCGGCGAGATCCTGGACCTGATCGACGAGTTGCGCGAACGCGGTCTGGGCGTGCTGCTCATCAGCCACAACATGGGCGACGTGAAGGCCCTCGCGGACCGCGCCGCGGTGCTGCGCCTGGGCCGCAACAACGGCTTCTTCGACGTGAACACGGCGTCGCAGGAGCAGATCATCTCGTCCATCACCGGCGCCACGGAGAACGTGCCCCGCCGGCCGGCCGGCCGGGAGACGGGGTGGTGA